From a region of the Halolamina sp. CBA1230 genome:
- a CDS encoding M24 family metallopeptidase yields the protein MDAALVSEKVDQARAAVADSDADAWVIFCRETTETREPSLPYVLGFDVVWPTAVVIGPEESTVILGRHDAPTAEDLGVHEVRPYDESIREDLRDTISRMDADRLALNFDRDDPVADGLSHGLFLKLDDLLPDREFVSASGVVADVRGIKSETEHRRIETAADTTLDLLHDAAAEWTPETTEAELADFLHERMREAGYDSAWSWEYCPTVHAGGDAEVGHTLPGDRTVPEGELLHVDFGVVRNEYAADLQRVWVRGEPADGLVEAFEDVRAAIDAGRDVLEPGVVGHRVDARARAELVARDRDLFDHALGHQVGRTAHDGGTLLGPEWDRYGEAVEGEVRPGEVYTLELGLDTELGYVGQEEMVRVTEDGTEFVVEPQTDLWRLDE from the coding sequence ATGGACGCCGCCCTCGTCAGCGAGAAAGTCGATCAGGCTCGCGCCGCCGTCGCCGACAGCGACGCCGACGCGTGGGTGATCTTCTGCCGGGAGACGACCGAGACCCGGGAGCCATCGCTCCCGTACGTGCTGGGGTTCGACGTCGTCTGGCCGACCGCGGTCGTGATCGGCCCCGAGGAGTCGACCGTGATCCTCGGCCGGCACGACGCCCCGACCGCGGAGGATCTCGGGGTCCACGAGGTCCGCCCGTACGACGAGTCGATCCGCGAGGACCTGCGGGACACGATCTCCCGGATGGACGCCGACCGGCTCGCGCTGAACTTCGACCGCGACGACCCCGTCGCCGACGGCCTGAGCCACGGGCTGTTCCTGAAGCTCGACGACCTGCTCCCGGACCGGGAGTTCGTCAGCGCGAGCGGGGTCGTCGCCGACGTGCGCGGGATCAAGTCCGAAACCGAGCACCGACGGATCGAGACAGCCGCGGACACGACGCTCGACCTCCTCCACGACGCCGCGGCGGAGTGGACCCCCGAGACGACCGAAGCCGAGCTGGCCGACTTCCTCCACGAACGGATGCGCGAGGCTGGATACGACAGCGCGTGGTCGTGGGAGTACTGCCCGACGGTCCACGCCGGCGGCGACGCCGAGGTGGGCCACACGCTCCCGGGCGACCGAACCGTCCCCGAGGGCGAACTGCTCCACGTCGACTTCGGCGTCGTCCGAAACGAGTACGCTGCGGATCTCCAGCGCGTCTGGGTTCGGGGCGAGCCGGCCGATGGGCTCGTCGAGGCGTTCGAGGACGTGCGCGCGGCCATCGACGCCGGGCGTGACGTGCTCGAACCCGGCGTCGTCGGCCACCGTGTCGACGCCCGCGCTCGCGCGGAACTGGTCGCGCGCGACCGTGACCTGTTCGACCACGCGCTCGGCCACCAGGTCGGCCGAACCGCCCACGACGGCGGTACGCTGCTGGGTCCCGAGTGGGACCGCTACGGCGAGGCCGTCGAGGGCGAGGTCCGCCCGGGCGAGGTGTACACGCTCGAACTCGGCCTCGACACCGAGTTGGGGTACGTCGGGCAGGAGGAGATGGTGCGCGTGACCGAGGACGGCACCGAGTTCGTGGTCGAGCCACAGACCGATCTCTGGCGACTGGACGAGTAG
- a CDS encoding rhomboid family intramembrane serine protease — MPVSPAFQFGAVPWGLLQRAFVVVALLGGAAVALWLDDGRLPARLRDRFVLGVPWGTAVTVLGVLAVYLFVQGGYAHWYRPVVIPFRAWSYFEPLGMLVAGFAHAGPGHLLGNLFGALTLAPIVEYAVGHYPHGADHPGDPQPSTLRERLAALCRSPIARAFLLFPLAVAVVGVVLTLFTIGAVIGFSGVVFAFAGFALVRYPLGTVLALVASDLLNLLYNALQNPTITASGRSRFVTPWFADIAIQGHAIGLLVGVVLSALLLRRRSGDPPSPARLFAGALLLASAQSLWAVYWYRGGTDYVLYRAVGLGLVALSATLIVVAAAGPDRRPFAGDDAGGDDSWRAALASLSVRQVAIAAIVVVAAAFSGPAVAVNLVSTEGDLPGEPATVRGYEITYAEGVENEMVSAVPVTLFGETTQVTTSGVIVSNPDRKIWLSVVPRGRLAANGRSTVIVGGVGWRETVTAVRRGWSAVGGGTAYTVALDDGGERRTVFSSAPAHAEPRIANQNVSVAAGNESFHLLVSEGNDTIRRPLPATNESVTVQNVTFYGQNDRIVAVHDGTRVTVLEAETYN, encoded by the coding sequence ATGCCCGTCTCGCCCGCCTTCCAGTTCGGAGCAGTGCCGTGGGGACTGCTCCAGCGCGCGTTCGTCGTCGTCGCGCTGCTGGGCGGCGCCGCAGTCGCACTCTGGCTCGACGACGGCCGTCTCCCGGCCCGCCTCCGCGATCGGTTCGTGCTCGGCGTGCCGTGGGGCACCGCCGTCACCGTCCTCGGCGTGCTCGCGGTGTACCTGTTCGTTCAGGGCGGCTACGCACACTGGTACCGGCCGGTCGTCATCCCGTTCCGCGCGTGGTCGTACTTCGAACCGCTGGGGATGCTCGTCGCGGGGTTCGCCCACGCCGGCCCGGGCCACCTGCTGGGGAACCTCTTCGGCGCGCTCACGCTCGCACCGATCGTGGAGTACGCCGTCGGTCACTACCCGCACGGTGCGGACCACCCCGGGGATCCCCAGCCGTCCACGCTCCGTGAACGACTCGCCGCACTCTGCCGGAGCCCCATCGCCCGCGCGTTTCTGCTGTTCCCGCTCGCGGTCGCCGTCGTCGGCGTCGTCCTCACGCTGTTCACGATCGGCGCCGTCATCGGGTTCTCGGGGGTCGTGTTCGCGTTCGCGGGGTTCGCGCTCGTGCGCTACCCGCTGGGGACGGTGCTGGCGCTGGTGGCGTCGGATCTGCTGAACCTCCTCTACAACGCGCTCCAGAACCCAACGATCACGGCCTCGGGGCGCTCGCGGTTCGTCACGCCCTGGTTCGCGGATATCGCGATCCAGGGGCACGCGATCGGCCTGCTCGTGGGCGTCGTGCTGAGCGCGCTACTACTGCGCCGCCGTAGCGGCGACCCCCCGTCGCCGGCACGGCTGTTCGCCGGCGCGCTCCTGCTCGCCAGCGCCCAGTCGCTCTGGGCGGTGTACTGGTACCGCGGCGGCACCGACTACGTGCTCTACCGCGCGGTCGGCCTCGGTCTCGTCGCGCTGTCGGCGACGCTGATCGTCGTCGCCGCCGCCGGGCCGGACCGCCGTCCGTTCGCGGGGGACGACGCAGGCGGCGACGACTCCTGGCGCGCGGCGCTCGCGTCGCTGTCGGTGCGCCAGGTCGCGATCGCCGCGATCGTGGTCGTGGCCGCCGCGTTCTCCGGCCCCGCGGTCGCGGTCAACCTCGTCTCCACCGAGGGCGACCTGCCGGGCGAGCCCGCGACCGTCCGCGGCTACGAGATCACCTACGCCGAGGGGGTCGAGAACGAGATGGTGTCGGCGGTCCCCGTCACCCTGTTCGGCGAGACCACACAGGTCACCACCTCGGGGGTGATCGTCTCGAACCCCGACAGGAAGATCTGGCTGTCGGTGGTCCCGCGGGGGCGACTCGCCGCCAACGGCCGGTCGACCGTCATCGTCGGCGGGGTCGGCTGGCGGGAGACGGTGACTGCGGTCCGGCGCGGGTGGAGCGCGGTCGGCGGTGGCACCGCCTACACCGTCGCGCTCGACGACGGCGGCGAGCGTCGGACCGTGTTCAGCTCCGCTCCCGCACACGCGGAGCCGAGGATCGCGAACCAGAACGTCTCCGTCGCCGCGGGCAACGAGTCGTTCCACCTCCTCGTGAGCGAGGGGAACGACACTATCCGGCGGCCGCTGCCGGCGACCAACGAGTCGGTGACCGTGCAGAACGTGACGTTTTACGGACAGAACGACCGCATCGTCGCGGTCCACGACGGGACTCGCGTGACGGTGCTGGAGGCAGAGACGTACAACTGA
- the surE gene encoding 5'/3'-nucleotidase SurE encodes MSEPRILVTNDDGIESPGFRALYEALEAVGDPVAVAPYSNQSAVGRARSFEATVHEYELGYAVEGTPVDCVIAGVEALCPDVDVVVAGCNKGANLGSYVMGRSGTVSAAVEATFFDVPAIAVSQYVPTTDGEEFESISPPKEAYTDACDAAAYLVEESLDSGVFAEADYLNVNAPAPDAHDGRPPMTVTEPSPLYAMSAEFDGETIRLEDNIWQRMQTGEIPDENGTDRRAVVDGEISVSPLTAPHSVERHDRLDELAALYAE; translated from the coding sequence ATGAGCGAGCCACGTATTCTGGTGACCAACGACGACGGGATCGAGAGCCCGGGGTTCCGGGCACTGTACGAGGCGCTCGAGGCGGTCGGTGATCCGGTCGCGGTCGCGCCGTACTCGAACCAGAGCGCCGTCGGCCGCGCCCGGTCGTTCGAGGCGACGGTTCACGAGTACGAACTCGGCTACGCCGTCGAGGGGACGCCCGTCGACTGCGTGATCGCGGGCGTCGAGGCGCTCTGCCCGGACGTGGACGTGGTCGTCGCCGGCTGCAACAAGGGGGCGAACCTCGGCTCGTACGTGATGGGCCGGTCCGGGACCGTCTCGGCGGCCGTCGAGGCGACCTTCTTCGACGTGCCGGCGATCGCCGTCTCCCAGTACGTTCCGACCACCGACGGCGAGGAGTTCGAGAGCATCTCGCCCCCGAAAGAGGCGTACACCGACGCCTGCGACGCCGCGGCGTACCTGGTCGAGGAGTCGCTCGACTCCGGCGTGTTCGCGGAGGCGGACTACCTCAACGTCAACGCCCCCGCGCCCGACGCGCACGACGGCCGGCCGCCGATGACCGTCACCGAACCCTCGCCGCTGTACGCGATGAGCGCCGAGTTCGACGGCGAGACGATCCGGCTCGAGGACAACATCTGGCAGCGGATGCAGACCGGCGAGATCCCCGACGAGAACGGCACCGACCGCCGCGCGGTCGTCGACGGCGAGATCAGCGTCTCGCCGCTGACGGCGCCTCACTCCGTCGAACGCCACGACCGCCTCGACGAACTGGCGGCGCTGTACGCCGAGTAG
- a CDS encoding HAD-IIA family hydrolase: MSYHGAILDVDGTILRGEEPLPGADVGLATLDARGVRRLFVSNNPTRPPAAYAETLRRAGIDAEPDEILTAGASTVAYLGRHHAGETVYLVGERGLREQLENAGFDVVVAGKHGNPERGVDVAVVSIDREFDYDTLTTAARTVRSEALPIVGSDPDAVIPAAEGDVPGSGAMIAAVTGTVEREAEAVLGKPHAITRELALDRLDCDAADCLVIGDRLDTDIALGADAGMTTVLVRSGVTDDARIERSSVTPDHVVDDLSGIDAVLEGDASRYG; the protein is encoded by the coding sequence ATGAGCTACCACGGCGCCATCCTCGACGTGGACGGCACAATTCTCCGCGGCGAGGAGCCCCTCCCCGGCGCCGACGTCGGCCTCGCTACCCTCGACGCCCGGGGGGTTCGCCGACTGTTCGTCTCCAACAACCCCACCAGACCGCCCGCAGCGTACGCCGAGACGCTCCGGCGTGCGGGCATCGACGCCGAACCCGACGAGATCCTCACGGCCGGCGCGAGCACGGTCGCCTACCTCGGCCGGCACCACGCCGGCGAGACGGTGTATCTCGTGGGCGAGCGCGGGCTGCGCGAACAGCTGGAGAACGCGGGGTTCGACGTGGTCGTCGCGGGCAAACACGGCAACCCCGAGCGCGGCGTCGACGTGGCGGTCGTCTCGATCGACCGGGAGTTCGACTACGACACGCTCACGACCGCCGCGCGGACGGTCCGGAGCGAGGCGCTCCCGATCGTCGGCAGCGACCCCGACGCGGTGATCCCCGCCGCCGAGGGCGACGTGCCGGGGTCGGGCGCGATGATCGCCGCCGTCACCGGCACTGTCGAGCGCGAGGCCGAGGCCGTGCTCGGCAAACCCCACGCGATCACCCGGGAGTTGGCGTTGGATCGGCTCGACTGCGACGCGGCGGACTGTCTGGTGATCGGCGACCGGCTGGACACCGACATCGCGCTGGGCGCCGACGCGGGGATGACGACCGTGCTCGTGCGCTCGGGCGTGACCGACGACGCGCGGATCGAGCGCTCCTCCGTGACGCCGGATCACGTCGTCGACGACCTCTCGGGGATCGACGCCGTGCTCGAGGGGGACGCATCACGGTACGGCTGA
- a CDS encoding DUF4112 domain-containing protein: protein MSDEIAAAFDGIDPEDVPESVDRAALERMRTVAMVLDESIEIPVIEYRIGVDPLLSMIPGVGDALSAGISLYIVVESARLGVSFTTLLGMLARITVDMAGGSIPIVGPAFDAVFKANKWNVEAAMDDLFGEEEPDDDAVTIPVTKPE, encoded by the coding sequence ATGAGTGACGAGATCGCGGCGGCGTTCGACGGCATCGACCCGGAGGACGTTCCGGAATCGGTCGACCGTGCGGCGCTGGAGCGGATGCGCACCGTCGCGATGGTGCTCGACGAGTCGATCGAGATCCCCGTGATCGAGTACCGGATCGGTGTCGACCCGCTGCTCTCGATGATCCCCGGGGTCGGCGACGCGCTCAGCGCCGGGATCTCGCTGTACATCGTCGTCGAGTCCGCCCGGCTGGGCGTCAGCTTCACCACGCTGCTGGGGATGCTCGCCCGGATCACCGTCGACATGGCCGGTGGGTCGATCCCGATCGTCGGCCCGGCGTTCGACGCCGTGTTCAAGGCGAACAAGTGGAACGTCGAGGCCGCGATGGACGATCTGTTCGGTGAGGAAGAGCCCGACGACGACGCGGTGACGATCCCGGTCACGAAGCCGGAGTAA
- a CDS encoding GTP cyclohydrolase III, whose translation MTRPQLTHIQIDNYGPWTVEPEPRREMDLQTLQSRLFADIAQFVGSRDGYAFFTRFDNMVAVTNGLDRADHELLQESIGNRYPISVSLGTAIDPVPIEALEGATERVQDAGSAQDRARREVLGGEYRPPEAEDVSIAHFDVNDATGKYTDRLNEFDSFIRIEQAYASLMRYMREAHGALSFFVGGDNVISVVPKMSEAEYEAAITHVSDDADVELKVGVGNGPTPHDAGIDAKHALEDCRYDGTRVEFAGED comes from the coding sequence GTGACTCGCCCGCAGCTCACCCACATCCAGATCGACAACTACGGCCCGTGGACCGTCGAGCCCGAACCGCGTCGGGAGATGGACCTTCAGACGCTGCAGTCCCGGCTGTTCGCGGACATCGCCCAGTTCGTCGGCTCCCGGGACGGGTACGCCTTCTTCACCCGGTTCGACAACATGGTCGCCGTGACGAACGGCCTCGACCGAGCCGATCACGAGCTCCTCCAGGAGTCGATCGGCAACCGCTACCCCATCTCGGTCAGCCTCGGGACCGCGATCGACCCCGTGCCGATCGAGGCGCTGGAGGGCGCGACCGAGCGCGTCCAGGATGCCGGCAGCGCACAGGACCGCGCGCGACGCGAGGTGCTCGGCGGCGAGTACCGCCCGCCCGAGGCCGAGGACGTATCGATCGCCCACTTCGACGTGAACGACGCCACCGGGAAGTACACCGACCGACTCAACGAGTTCGACTCGTTCATCCGGATCGAGCAGGCGTACGCCAGCCTGATGCGGTACATGCGGGAGGCCCACGGCGCGCTCTCCTTCTTCGTCGGCGGCGACAACGTGATCTCGGTCGTCCCGAAGATGTCCGAGGCGGAGTACGAGGCGGCGATCACCCACGTCAGCGACGACGCCGACGTGGAGCTCAAAGTCGGCGTCGGCAACGGCCCTACCCCCCACGACGCGGGGATCGACGCCAAACACGCGCTGGAGGACTGCCGCTACGACGGCACCCGCGTGGAGTTCGCCGGCGAGGACTGA
- a CDS encoding BtpA/SgcQ family protein encodes MDLEATFGRQQPIVGMVHLDPLPGAPKFDGDRDAVIEHARADARALEAGGVDAVMVENFGDAPFYPDDVPKHVVASVTHAAGAVVDEVDLPVGVNVLRNDAAADLAVAQAVGAEFMRVNVHTGARVADQGIIEGKAYETMRERDRLGTDVAVFADHDVKHSAPIASEDFTAESFADNVERGLADAAVVSGMGTGHAVDREELQRAADRREEFGLDVPLFVGSGVTTDTVGEILSIADGVIVGTALKSGSASGDPVSEERTRELVAAADEIRE; translated from the coding sequence ATGGATCTCGAAGCCACGTTCGGCCGACAGCAGCCGATAGTCGGGATGGTCCACCTCGACCCCCTGCCGGGTGCGCCGAAGTTCGACGGCGACCGCGACGCCGTGATCGAGCACGCACGTGCCGACGCCCGGGCGCTGGAAGCCGGCGGCGTCGACGCGGTGATGGTCGAGAACTTCGGGGACGCGCCGTTCTACCCCGACGACGTTCCGAAGCACGTCGTCGCCTCGGTGACCCACGCCGCGGGCGCGGTCGTCGACGAGGTCGACCTGCCGGTGGGCGTGAACGTGCTCCGGAACGATGCCGCCGCGGATCTCGCGGTCGCGCAGGCCGTCGGCGCCGAGTTCATGCGCGTGAACGTCCACACCGGCGCACGGGTAGCCGATCAGGGCATCATCGAGGGGAAGGCCTACGAGACGATGCGGGAGCGCGACCGGCTCGGGACCGACGTGGCGGTGTTCGCCGACCACGACGTGAAGCACTCCGCCCCGATCGCGTCCGAGGATTTCACCGCCGAATCGTTCGCCGACAACGTCGAGCGCGGGCTGGCCGACGCGGCGGTCGTCTCGGGGATGGGGACCGGCCACGCGGTCGACCGGGAGGAACTCCAGCGCGCCGCCGACCGCCGGGAGGAGTTCGGGCTGGACGTGCCGCTGTTCGTGGGCAGCGGCGTCACCACCGACACGGTCGGCGAGATCCTCTCGATCGCCGACGGCGTCATCGTCGGCACCGCGCTCAAGTCGGGGTCGGCCTCGGGCGACCCCGTGAGCGAGGAGCGAACCCGGGAGCTCGTCGCCGCCGCCGACGAGATCCGGGAGTAG
- a CDS encoding alpha/beta hydrolase, with translation MTTGPTVGGDGPHAGQPILTAGAPKAAAEAALVLLHGRGARPGTVLDLADELGYSGVTHIAPEAYHNTWFPHSFMAEREVNQPHLDSALRAVDDAVELALDAGVPREKVIVLGFSQGGCLASEYVYRNPERYGGLAALSGGLIGPEGTTWPDAAEESLDGTPAFFGCDEDDPHVPAFRVRESTDAYRERGADVTMRLYERLGHQVNEDEMEWVRDALDELLD, from the coding sequence ATGACCACCGGGCCGACCGTCGGCGGTGACGGCCCCCACGCGGGCCAGCCGATCCTGACCGCCGGCGCACCGAAAGCGGCTGCCGAGGCGGCGCTCGTCCTCCTCCACGGCCGCGGCGCTCGCCCCGGAACCGTGCTCGACCTCGCCGACGAACTCGGCTACTCCGGCGTGACCCACATCGCGCCGGAAGCGTACCACAACACCTGGTTCCCACACTCGTTCATGGCCGAACGCGAGGTGAACCAGCCCCACCTCGACTCCGCGCTCCGCGCCGTGGACGACGCCGTCGAACTGGCCCTCGACGCCGGCGTTCCGCGGGAGAAGGTGATCGTACTCGGCTTCTCACAGGGGGGCTGTCTCGCCAGCGAGTACGTCTACCGGAACCCCGAGCGCTACGGCGGGCTGGCCGCACTCAGCGGTGGCCTGATCGGGCCCGAGGGCACGACCTGGCCTGACGCCGCCGAGGAAAGCCTCGACGGCACGCCCGCCTTCTTCGGCTGCGACGAGGACGACCCCCACGTCCCCGCGTTCCGGGTCCGCGAGTCCACCGACGCCTACCGCGAGCGCGGCGCCGACGTGACGATGCGGCTCTACGAGAGGCTCGGCCATCAGGTGAACGAGGACGAGATGGAGTGGGTCCGCGACGCTCTCGACGAACTCCTCGACTGA
- a CDS encoding VOC family protein, translating to MSEREPELDTLAPDVDGRTEPDSEAPDTPGIHHVSVVSGDPHGTLTFYRDVLGLRLVKRTVNHDEPAVHHLYFGDGAGTPGTTFTAFPYPLDPGGRRGAGQPSETVFAVPPGTLDDWQSRLADHDVTVDEPSERFGEPVLTFTDPDGLDLALVESESAGVLATDELAVDPWDEELPAERAIRGVHSVTLRSNSPYVTGRVLELFGFGLVGQEDDRVRYVAGADGVETEGLDADTTELARTPTPGTVVDLYAREEPWGKEGAGTGHHVALRVPDRAALDAWHDRLVDAGLSPSRPRERYYFDSVYVRDPGGVLFELATDGPGLARDEPTDELGSDLRLPPWLQDDEAMLRQQLPPLDEPVRHDGDDATRETDSADVPDEHR from the coding sequence GTGAGCGAGCGGGAGCCCGAACTCGACACGCTGGCGCCGGACGTCGACGGCAGGACCGAACCGGACTCCGAGGCTCCTGACACGCCCGGCATCCACCACGTCTCCGTCGTCTCGGGCGATCCCCACGGCACGCTGACGTTCTACCGCGACGTGCTGGGGCTCCGCCTCGTCAAGCGCACCGTCAACCACGACGAGCCGGCGGTCCACCACCTCTACTTCGGCGACGGCGCGGGCACGCCGGGAACGACGTTCACGGCGTTCCCCTACCCGCTCGACCCCGGCGGGCGCCGCGGTGCGGGCCAGCCCAGCGAGACCGTGTTCGCGGTCCCGCCCGGAACGCTCGACGACTGGCAGAGCCGCCTCGCCGACCACGACGTCACCGTCGACGAACCGAGTGAACGCTTCGGCGAACCCGTCCTCACGTTCACCGATCCGGACGGCCTCGACCTCGCGCTAGTCGAGAGCGAGTCGGCCGGCGTCCTCGCGACGGACGAACTCGCCGTCGACCCGTGGGACGAGGAACTCCCGGCCGAACGCGCGATCCGCGGCGTCCACTCGGTCACGCTGCGCTCGAACAGCCCGTACGTCACCGGCCGCGTGCTGGAGCTGTTCGGGTTCGGGCTCGTCGGGCAGGAGGACGACCGCGTTCGCTACGTCGCTGGCGCCGACGGCGTCGAGACGGAGGGTCTGGACGCCGACACGACCGAACTCGCCCGAACACCCACACCTGGGACCGTCGTCGACCTCTACGCTCGCGAGGAGCCGTGGGGGAAGGAGGGTGCCGGAACGGGCCACCACGTCGCGCTCCGGGTGCCCGACCGCGCGGCGCTCGACGCGTGGCACGACCGATTGGTCGACGCCGGGCTCTCCCCCTCTCGGCCCCGGGAGCGCTACTACTTCGACTCGGTGTACGTCCGCGACCCGGGCGGCGTGCTGTTCGAACTCGCGACCGACGGGCCCGGACTGGCTCGGGACGAACCTACGGACGAACTCGGAAGTGATCTCCGACTGCCGCCGTGGCTGCAGGATGACGAGGCGATGCTCCGCCAGCAGCTCCCGCCGCTCGACGAGCCGGTACGTCACGACGGCGACGACGCCACGCGAGAAACCGATTCGGCAGACGTGCCGGACGAACACCGATGA
- a CDS encoding VOC family protein — protein sequence MSDAPTQADESDIPVTAEKPDSPVGVSGVDHITLIGSNEEDTVEYYRDILGMPLVLRQPNLDDPEATHLFFDAGDGRIITFFVKDDRQSDDRPKRVGMGGVHHLAFSVDGERLAEIAEGLEDAGYGYNEFDRGAFHSLYTRDHNGLTIELAADKFEIPDDRRGEVLARAHARRVNEGAEYVKDEHMRAALEELEIPIEEIEIPTTASSGAGGL from the coding sequence ATGTCCGACGCACCCACCCAGGCCGACGAGAGCGACATCCCCGTGACCGCCGAGAAGCCCGACAGCCCCGTCGGGGTCAGCGGCGTCGACCACATCACGCTGATCGGCAGCAACGAGGAGGACACCGTGGAGTACTACCGCGACATCCTCGGGATGCCGCTGGTGCTGCGCCAACCGAACCTCGACGATCCCGAGGCCACGCACCTCTTTTTCGACGCCGGCGACGGCCGGATCATCACGTTCTTCGTGAAGGACGACCGCCAATCGGACGACCGACCGAAGCGTGTCGGGATGGGTGGGGTCCACCACCTCGCGTTCAGCGTCGACGGCGAGCGCCTCGCCGAGATCGCGGAAGGGCTTGAGGACGCCGGCTACGGCTACAACGAGTTCGACCGCGGCGCGTTCCACTCGCTGTACACCCGGGACCACAACGGCCTGACGATCGAACTCGCGGCGGACAAGTTCGAGATCCCGGACGACCGCCGGGGCGAGGTGCTGGCTCGCGCCCACGCTCGCCGCGTGAACGAGGGCGCCGAGTACGTGAAAGACGAGCACATGCGCGCCGCGCTGGAGGAGCTCGAGATCCCGATCGAGGAGATCGAGATCCCCACGACGGCGTCCTCCGGGGCGGGGGGACTGTGA
- a CDS encoding carbohydrate kinase family protein — protein MADSPDSAPSPDVVAVGAATVDRFHDVTNLPTPDGGAFAREVTERFGGVGANVATGLARLGRDTALLGRLGNDDVGDRVLADLEAGPVSTALIRRGPGTTTHCVILRGPEGERMIVTAGDSTVRLRLDDTDRTVLRAADVVFVTAYAPDPVTREIVDIAAEPDGPALAFDLSGAIEELRGRGTERPTIDRVVEVAELFVTAEVAAESYLDCPADEAVDALRDRGCSRGAVTFGTEGATLFDGDDRTQVPAFDVDPTDTTGAGDAFTAALAERWLLGDAEAEQAGRFAAAASALNCRAEGARGGLADQEAVRAFLAARA, from the coding sequence ATGGCCGACTCACCCGACTCCGCGCCCTCCCCCGACGTCGTGGCCGTCGGCGCCGCGACGGTCGATCGGTTCCACGACGTGACGAACCTCCCCACGCCGGACGGCGGCGCGTTCGCCCGCGAGGTCACCGAGCGCTTCGGCGGCGTCGGTGCCAACGTCGCGACGGGGCTCGCACGGCTGGGGCGCGACACCGCCCTGCTCGGACGGCTCGGGAACGACGACGTGGGCGACCGCGTGCTCGCGGATCTGGAAGCCGGCCCAGTCTCGACCGCGCTGATCCGGCGCGGCCCGGGCACGACGACCCACTGCGTGATCCTCCGCGGCCCCGAGGGCGAACGAATGATCGTCACCGCGGGCGACTCGACGGTGCGACTCCGCCTCGACGACACCGACCGCACGGTGCTGCGGGCCGCAGACGTCGTGTTCGTCACCGCGTACGCGCCCGACCCCGTAACGCGTGAGATCGTCGATATCGCCGCCGAGCCCGACGGCCCCGCGCTCGCGTTCGACCTCTCGGGGGCGATCGAGGAGCTCCGGGGCCGCGGCACCGAACGGCCGACAATCGACCGCGTCGTCGAGGTCGCGGAGCTGTTCGTCACCGCCGAAGTGGCCGCGGAGTCGTACCTCGACTGCCCCGCCGACGAGGCCGTCGACGCGCTCCGCGACCGGGGCTGCTCCCGGGGCGCGGTCACGTTCGGCACCGAGGGCGCGACGCTGTTCGACGGCGACGACCGGACCCAGGTCCCCGCGTTCGACGTCGACCCGACGGACACGACGGGTGCGGGCGACGCGTTCACCGCGGCGCTGGCCGAACGCTGGCTCCTCGGGGACGCCGAGGCCGAGCAAGCTGGCCGGTTCGCGGCAGCCGCATCAGCACTCAACTGCCGTGCCGAAGGGGCACGCGGCGGTCTCGCCGACCAAGAGGCGGTCCGGGCGTTTCTCGCGGCTCGGGCCTGA